GGCGCCCGCTCGCGCGCGGCCGCCCGCCGCCGCGCCCCTGGTGTCCGCGCCGGTACGGATCGCCGACGCCGCGACCGTACGGCTGCTCAGGCCCGGTGACCGGGTCGACGTGATCGCCGCCGCGCCCAACTCGCCGCTGGGCGGGGAGGGAGAGGCCCGGGTGGTCGCGACGGGCGCCCGAGTGGCCGAAGTTCCACGGCCCGGCGAGACTCGTTCGGACGGAGGGGCGCTCGTCGTCCTGTCCGTGCCACGGCCGACGGCGGCGGCGCTGGCAGGTGCCGGTGTCACCTCCCAACTGGCGGTGACGGTGTGCTGATTCGCACTGACTCGCTGTCAAGTCACCGTCCCGTGTGTACGGATTGGACGCCTCTGCGCCGTTCACGGCCTAATGGCACCGCACACAGCGGTACACGCGGCATCTCACGCGATGTCACGCGCGACTTCACGCGCGACTTCACGCGCGACTTCACACGCGACTTCACACGCGACTTCACACGCGACGAAAGGCACCTCGGTGGCCGAGAAGAAGGAAAGTCTGCTGGGAGGCTTCAAAGCCTTCCTGATGCGGGGCAACGTGATCGACCTGGCGGTGGCGGTCGTCATCGGTGCCGCCTTCACGAACATCGTGAACTCGGTGGTCAAGGGCATCATCAACCCGGTCGTCGGCGCCTTCGGCACGAAGGACCTGGAGGGCTACGCGTCCTGCCTCAAGGACCCCTGCCGGGTCGTCGACGGGGAGATGCAGGGCATCCAGATCCAGTGGGGCCTCGTCCTCAGCGCGGTGCTGAGCTTCGTGATCACCGCGGCCGTCGTCTACTTCCTCATGGTCCTGCCGATGGCGAAGATCCTCGCCAAGCGCGCCGCCCAGGAGAAGGCGAAGGAAGGCGTCGAGGAGGTCATGGAGGTCAGCGAGCTGGAGGTGCTCAAGGAGATCCGCGACCACCTGGTCGCGCAGCGCGTCCCGTCCGTGAACAACACGCACCCGGGCAGCGGGGTCGCCGGCACTGGGAGCGCCGGGGCGCACTCCACCTCCTGACCGGCGCGGTACGCCGGATTCAGAGGTGGTGCGGCGGCTTCTCGTCGAGGAAGCGCGCGAGGTCGGCGGCGCTGCCGCCGGCCGGAGGCCGCTCGCCCCATCCACGGTCCGTGTCGTCCGCGGATTGCTGGTCCAGCGGATCGTCGAAGACGAGGGCCGGCTTGGGAGTGTTCTCGGGACTGGATGTCAGGCCGGTCCGCTTCGCGTCTCGCGGTCCGTGGGCGGGGGCGGTGCTCATCTGTCCAGACTACGCCCGCTCACCCGCCCCGGACCCCCCTGATCAGCGGTCCTTCGGGTCGATCAGCCAGAGTCCGAGGACCACGAGGAACGACAGGACGAGGAATCCCGCGCCCCACCAGGCGGTTCCGGTGTCGCCCGTCATCCACTCGTCCACGACGATCGTCAGGCCCCACAGCTGGCCGATCACCACCGTGAGCGCCAGCGCGAGGCGGGCCGAGAGCTTCGAGGAGCGCTCCGGCTCCTGCTCCGTCCCGGCCCCGGGGCCGGGCCCGGTGTGCCGGATCCGGGGGTCGCCGTACCCGCTGGTGGGCCGGATCTGGGGGTACCGCTCGTGCACGGGCCGATTGAGCCGCGGCTGCGCACTGCCGGGGGTGTACGCGGGGCGCGGGGGCGCGGCGGGCGCGGCGGGCGTGGCGGCTGCCGCGGAGGCCGCAGGTGTCCCGGGTGTCCCGGGTGTCCCGGGTGCCGCGGGGTCCGGCGCCTCGGGGTCCCTCGGGAACGAGCTCTCGGTCATGTCCGCTCACTCCTCTCGGCGGGCTTCGGGCCGCTCCGGGTCTGCTGCGCGCCGGGCCCGGCCGGCTTGTGGGCCGGCGCGCCCGCGCCGAAGCCCGGGCAGCCCGGGCGGTCGTCGCCCTGCTGGCGGCAGAAGCCCTCGACGAGGCTCTCGCCCGAGCGGGCCGTGCCGACGGCCCAGACGCTGCCGTCGACCTCCTCGACGAGGATCACCTTCGGCAGGCCCCGTGGGGGCGGGCCGGCGGTGACCTCTCCCGTACGGGCGTCGAAGACGCCCTCGTGGCAGGGGCAGTACAGCTCGCCCTCGCTGCCCCGTTCCTTGCGCCAGAGCACGGCGCAGGCGAGGTGGGTGCAGACGGCGGAGTAGCCGGCGAGGGTGCCGTCCTCCATGCGGACGGCGATCGCCCGGTCCTCGTCGCCGGGGTAGCGGAAGGCGAGCGACTCCCCCGGTTCGATCCGGTCGGCGATCCTCTTGGGCTCGGGGGCGCCCGTGCTGTCGCCGTGCCGGTGGAGGATGCCGGAGGCGACGCCGATGCCGCCGACGGCGAGGCCGCCGGAGACGGTGGCGACGATCCGCAGGTAGTCGCGGCGGGTGGTCAGGGAGTCGGCGGCGATCCGGTCGTGGAGCGCTTCCTGGGCCGCGTCGGCGTGGGCGTCCGGCGCCGGCGGCTGGGGGTCGGTGACGCTCAACGGACATCCCTTCCATTGATCTCGACGACGGGGAGGCCGCCGGGCACCGGCCACTGGACCTTGTCGGCGGGGACGACCATCGCCACCCCGGTGGAGACGGTGGTGCTGCCGAAGGTGAAGGAGTCGGCGACCTGGACGCCGGGGCGTTCGGCGCGGAGCTCGTCGAGGGTTCCGTAGAAGAGGGCGCCGGTGGGGCAGACGGTGGCGCACATCGGGGCGAGGCCGTAGGCGGTGCGGTCGTAGCAGAGGTTGCACTTCATCTGGAGCTTCGCCTGGAGGTCGATCTTGGGGACGCCGAACGGGCAGGCGTTGACGCAGTTGGCGCAGCCGATGCAGCGGGTGGTGTCGGCCTGCTGCACGACGCCGTCGGCGGTGACGAGGATCGCGTCGGCGGGGCAGACCTCGGCGCAGGGGGCGACGGGGTCCTCGCAGTGCATGCAGACGGTGGGGAGGGAGGCGACGGAGCGGCCCTCGTCGGGGTAGTCGAGGTGGATCATCGACTTGCCGCGGTGCGAGTCGCATTCGCGGCAGGCGGAGACGCAGGCCTGGCAGCCGATGCAGCGGCCCGGGTCGATGAAGATCGTGCGGCCCATCATGTGCGGGTCAGCTCCTCTCCGCGGTGCCGCGGCCCTGGGGTGAGGTGGGGGGCAGCGGGTCGGTGCGGGAGACCTGGGTCTCCGGGTAGGCCTGGTGTCCGGGGGCGGTGGGCGGGGCGGGGACCTCGTCGATGCGGTCGGCGGCCTCGATGCGGGCGGCGCACACCTTGTACTCGGGGATCTTGGAGCGCGGGTCGAGGGCGTCGATGGTGAGGGCGTTCGCCGCCGTGGGAACGGGCCAGTGGTAGGGCACGAAGACGGTGTCGGGGCGGATGGCCTCGGTGACGAGCGCGGGGAAGACCTCGCTGCCGCGGCGGGTGACGACGCGGACGGGGTCGCCGTTGCGGAAGCCGTGCGAGGGGTGGACCTCGACCCAGGGGCGGGGGGTCTGCTCGACGAGGGCGCCGAGGCGGCGGGTCTGATTGCCGGAGAGGAAGTGGGCGACGGTGCGGCCGGTGGTGAGCGAGAGGGGGTACTCCTCGCTGTACGGGTCCATGGGCGGGTGCCATTCGACGACCTGCATGTGGATCGTGCCGTCGGGGTGGTAGGTGCGGCCGTCCTCGAAGAGGCGGGGGGTGCCGGGGTGCTCGGTGCCGGGGCAGGGCCAGGCGATGCCGCCGGTCTCCTCCAGGCGTTCGTACGTGATGCCGTAGTAGTCGTTGACGGTGCCGGCGGAGGCGATGCGGAGCTCCTCGAAGACGGAGCGGGAGTCGGGGAAGGCGAACTTGTCCCCGGCGCCGAGCCGCTTGGCGAGCTCGCAGATGACCCAGGTGTCGGTGCGGACGCCGGCCGGGGGTTCCTGGGCCTTGTTGTGCTTGACGACCCGGGCCTCGGCGTTGGCCATGACGCCCTCGTCCTCGGCCCACACGGTGACGGGGAAGACCACGTGCGCGTTGGCGGCGGTCTCGGAGAGGAAGAAGTCGAACTGGGCGTGGAACTCGAGGGTGTCGTAGCCGTCCTTGACGGTGGTGTAGTTCGGGAGGGAGACGAAGGGGTTGTTGCAGATGCCGACGAGGCCGCGGATCTCCTTGCGCTGCATCTGCCAGACCATCTCCATCATGGAGGTGCCGGCGGGCGGGAGTTCGGCCTCGTCGATGCCCCAGATCGCGCAGATCTGGCGGCGGTGCTCGGGGTTGGTGATGGAGCGGCCGCCGGGGAGGAGGTCGGACTTCTGACCGTGTTCGCGGCCGCCCTGGCCGTTGCCCTGGCCGGTGATGGTGCCGTAGCCGGCGCCGGGCCTTCCGATGTTCCCGGTGGCGACGCAGAGGTTGATGATCGAGAGGCAGTTCTCGACGCCCTGGGAGTGGTGCTCGACGCCGCGGGCGTGCCAGGCCATGGCCTTGTCCGCGCCGGCGAACATGCGGGCGACCTGGACGATCTGTTCCTCGGGGACGCCGCAGATCTCGGCGGACCGGGCGGGCGGGTAGTCGGCGACGGTCTTCTTGACCTCGTCCCAGCCGGTGGCGTGGGCGGCGAGGTAGGCCTCGTCGGTGAGGCCCTCGGCGACGACGACGTGCAGGACGGCGTTGAAGAAGGCGGAGTCGGTGCCGGGCTTGAGGGCGACGTGGACGTCGGCGGTGCGGGCGATCGCGGTCTCGCGGGGGTCGACCACGATGAGGGTGGCGCCCCGGTCGCGGGCTCCCCACAGGTACTGGGTCATGACGGGGAAGCATTCGCCGACGTTGGATCCCGCGATGAGGAGGCAGTCGGTGAGGAGGATGTCGGAGAAGGGGTTGCCGGCGCGGTCGATGCCGAAGGCGAGCTTGTTGGCTCCGGCGGCGGAGACCATGCAGAGCCGGCCGTTGTAGTCGACGTGCCGGGACTTGAGGGCGACGCGGGCGAACTTGCCGACGAGGTAGGTCTTCTCGGAGAAGAGGCTGGCGCCGCCGAGGAGTCCGAAGGAGTCGTTGCCGTACTCGCCCTGGATGCGGCGGATCTCGGCGACGGTGTGGTCGAGGGCCTCCTCCCAGCTGACCTCGCGGAACTCCTCGTCGCGGCTGCGGCGCATGAGGGGGGCGGTGAGCCGGTCGGGGTGGTTGACCTGCTGGTAGGCGTTGATGCCCTTGGGGCAGAGCCGCATCCGGTTGATGTCGTGGTTGCGGGGTTCGACGCCGAAGACCTTGCCGTGGTGGTCGACGCGGAGGTACATGCCGCACTGGACGCCGCAGAAGCAGCAGTGGGTGGGGACGAGGGTCTCCCCGTTCTGGTCGGCGTGCCAGCGGTCGGCGGGGATGCCTCCGGCGTCGCGGAAGTCGCGGGTGCCGGGCGGGGCGAGGGAGGGGTCGAGCGGCAGCGGCCGGCCGGGGGTGGTCGCGGGGTCGGTCGCGGTCAATTGAAGCCCTTCTTCACGTGGTCGAGGTAGGCGGTGCCGCGCAGGACGCGCTTGCAGCGGGGGCAGTACTCGGCCCACTCGTCGAAGCCGAGGGCGAGGTCGCGCATGGTGCCCTGGAGGTTCTCCACGTACGGGGCGGTGTCGATGGGCTCGTGGCAGCGGCGGCAGGTGAGGATCTCGTCCTCGTCCTTGCGGCGGGCGGTGTACTTGAAGAGCTGCATGCCGACGGCCGCGGGCCGCTGGACGATGTGGAAGAACTTCCCGAAGGGGATGTAGATCAGGGTGAAGACGACGGACACCATGTGGAGGACCGCGAGGAACTCGTAGCCGCCGCCGTGCAGGAAGATCGACGAGAAGGTCAGCAGCAGGCCGGTCACCGAGATGACGATGAGGGCGATCAGCGGCACCAGGTCGTAGGCGAAGCGCTGGCCGGTGATGGCGCCCCGGTCCTTCATGCGGCGCCACAGGAAGTAGGAGGCGCCGGCGATGACGAGGACGGCGGCGATGTCGAGGCCGTGGAACATCAGCCGGCCGACGGGGCTGAGCGCGTCGAAGCCGATGATCTTGAAGCCCCAGATCCGCATCTCGTAGCCGGGGCCCGAGCCGGTGGAGGAGGTGAAGGTGAACCAGCCCCAGGTGAGCGGGAAGGTGATCGCGGCGGCGAGCAGACAGCCCCAGAAAACGAGCTGGTGGGCGGCCCAGCGGGCGTGCGAGCGGGCGCCGAGGAACTTCTGGAAGCCGAGGTAGGTGGCGATCATCCTCGGCAGGGCGGTGGGCGCCTTGCGGAAGTTCGCCGCGGAGAAGAAGGAGCGCCAGCCCTGCCGGAAGAGGCGGCGGGCGCCGGGCGCGGAGATCCAGACCGTGTAGCGGTAGGCGACGCCGAAGGCGAGGAAGACGGTGGCCACGGCGTACGGCAGGAGGGCCGAGTCGAAGTCGCGGAGCAGGCGGCTGCCGAAGACGATCGCGAGGATCAGCAGGGCGGAGACGGCGGCGCCGACGAGGGCGGCGCGGCGGCGCACGGCGGCGGGGGTCCGGCGCGCGTGGCCGTCGGCCGCCGGGAGGCCGGGCGCGGTGCCGGGCGCGAGGCCCTGGGCTGGGCCGGGTTCGGGGGTCGGCTCGGCTGTCTGCGGTGGCTCGGTCACGCGGACACGGTAAAGCCGTTTGCCCTATTCGGTCCTGTTTTGCCCACTGTGGGGGTGACGCGTCGTTCAGACGGCGTGCAGCCCATGGGCCTGGAAGACCTCGCGGGCCGCGGCGAGCTGCGCGGGGGTCGGGGACGGGGTGTCGTGCAGGGTGAACGGCTTGGCGAGTGCTTGCCACTTCGCTTCGCCCAGCTTGTGGAAGGGCAGGATGTCCACGCGGGACACGTTGCCGAGGCCGGCGGCGAACGCCCCCGGAGACGGTGGCGCCGCCGCCGGACGCGGAGATGAAGCGGACGTCTTCTGCTGAGCACTGGCAGCACGACGTCCGGGTCGTCCAGGCAGGCCCCGGTAGCCGGGCGGCAACGACGGCACCCTGAGGGCCGTCGAGCAACTGCGCCCGCGCCTCACGGTGCCCGTGACCGTCGCGTACTGCTCGGCGAGTTCCCCGGCCCCGGAAGAGGCGGTCGTACGGCTCCGGGCGGACGGCTTCCGCCGGATCGACGTCGCCGCCCGCCTCCTCGCCCCCGGCCGCTTCACCCGCGCCCTGGCCGCCGTACCGGGCGTCCGGGCCGTCACGGAGCCCCTCGCCGACGACCCGCGCGTCGCGGAGCCGGTGGCCGCGCGGTACGAAAGGCGTGGCATGTGAGCGGGCCCGCCGCCCGCTCTGCTGTGCTGGGGCACATGACACAACCGTTCCTGCCCCTCACCGCCCGCTCCCGCGAGGAGTCCCACCGGGCCGCCACGCCCCTGGAACTCTTCTTCGACCTGTGCTTCGTCGTGGCCGTCGCCCAGGCCGGCGCCGAGCTCGTGCACGCGGTCGCCGAGGGCCACGCGGGCCAGGGCATCCTCAACTACGCGATGGTCTTCTTCGCCATCTGGTGGGCCTGGATGAACTTCTCCTGGTTCGCCTCCGCGTACGACAACGACGACGTCCTCTACCGCGTCGTCACCCTGATCCAGATCGCCGGTGTGCTCGTGCTCGCCGCCGGCGTCTCGCGCGCCTTCGAGGAGCACGACTT
This is a stretch of genomic DNA from Streptomyces sp. R44. It encodes these proteins:
- the mscL gene encoding large conductance mechanosensitive channel protein MscL translates to MAEKKESLLGGFKAFLMRGNVIDLAVAVVIGAAFTNIVNSVVKGIINPVVGAFGTKDLEGYASCLKDPCRVVDGEMQGIQIQWGLVLSAVLSFVITAAVVYFLMVLPMAKILAKRAAQEKAKEGVEEVMEVSELEVLKEIRDHLVAQRVPSVNNTHPGSGVAGTGSAGAHSTS
- a CDS encoding 4Fe-4S dicluster domain-containing protein, with amino-acid sequence MMGRTIFIDPGRCIGCQACVSACRECDSHRGKSMIHLDYPDEGRSVASLPTVCMHCEDPVAPCAEVCPADAILVTADGVVQQADTTRCIGCANCVNACPFGVPKIDLQAKLQMKCNLCYDRTAYGLAPMCATVCPTGALFYGTLDELRAERPGVQVADSFTFGSTTVSTGVAMVVPADKVQWPVPGGLPVVEINGRDVR
- a CDS encoding ubiquinol-cytochrome c reductase iron-sulfur subunit, whose translation is MSVTDPQPPAPDAHADAAQEALHDRIAADSLTTRRDYLRIVATVSGGLAVGGIGVASGILHRHGDSTGAPEPKRIADRIEPGESLAFRYPGDEDRAIAVRMEDGTLAGYSAVCTHLACAVLWRKERGSEGELYCPCHEGVFDARTGEVTAGPPPRGLPKVILVEEVDGSVWAVGTARSGESLVEGFCRQQGDDRPGCPGFGAGAPAHKPAGPGAQQTRSGPKPAERSERT
- a CDS encoding MFS transporter, producing the protein MRRRAALVGAAVSALLILAIVFGSRLLRDFDSALLPYAVATVFLAFGVAYRYTVWISAPGARRLFRQGWRSFFSAANFRKAPTALPRMIATYLGFQKFLGARSHARWAAHQLVFWGCLLAAAITFPLTWGWFTFTSSTGSGPGYEMRIWGFKIIGFDALSPVGRLMFHGLDIAAVLVIAGASYFLWRRMKDRGAITGQRFAYDLVPLIALIVISVTGLLLTFSSIFLHGGGYEFLAVLHMVSVVFTLIYIPFGKFFHIVQRPAAVGMQLFKYTARRKDEDEILTCRRCHEPIDTAPYVENLQGTMRDLALGFDEWAEYCPRCKRVLRGTAYLDHVKKGFN
- a CDS encoding sirohydrochlorin chelatase: MTVAYCSASSPAPEEAVVRLRADGFRRIDVAARLLAPGRFTRALAAVPGVRAVTEPLADDPRVAEPVAARYERRGM
- a CDS encoding molybdopterin oxidoreductase family protein encodes the protein MTATDPATTPGRPLPLDPSLAPPGTRDFRDAGGIPADRWHADQNGETLVPTHCCFCGVQCGMYLRVDHHGKVFGVEPRNHDINRMRLCPKGINAYQQVNHPDRLTAPLMRRSRDEEFREVSWEEALDHTVAEIRRIQGEYGNDSFGLLGGASLFSEKTYLVGKFARVALKSRHVDYNGRLCMVSAAGANKLAFGIDRAGNPFSDILLTDCLLIAGSNVGECFPVMTQYLWGARDRGATLIVVDPRETAIARTADVHVALKPGTDSAFFNAVLHVVVAEGLTDEAYLAAHATGWDEVKKTVADYPPARSAEICGVPEEQIVQVARMFAGADKAMAWHARGVEHHSQGVENCLSIINLCVATGNIGRPGAGYGTITGQGNGQGGREHGQKSDLLPGGRSITNPEHRRQICAIWGIDEAELPPAGTSMMEMVWQMQRKEIRGLVGICNNPFVSLPNYTTVKDGYDTLEFHAQFDFFLSETAANAHVVFPVTVWAEDEGVMANAEARVVKHNKAQEPPAGVRTDTWVICELAKRLGAGDKFAFPDSRSVFEELRIASAGTVNDYYGITYERLEETGGIAWPCPGTEHPGTPRLFEDGRTYHPDGTIHMQVVEWHPPMDPYSEEYPLSLTTGRTVAHFLSGNQTRRLGALVEQTPRPWVEVHPSHGFRNGDPVRVVTRRGSEVFPALVTEAIRPDTVFVPYHWPVPTAANALTIDALDPRSKIPEYKVCAARIEAADRIDEVPAPPTAPGHQAYPETQVSRTDPLPPTSPQGRGTAERS